TTATAGGAGTGTGGCTATTTGCGTTGTATACAGGTGTTTCTATGGAAAAGGATGCGTGGATATCTATTATGAATGGAGGTGCAACCTGTGACAGTTAATAAGCCTTCACATTGGCTATTGGACAATGTTTCAAATGAAGATTATGCAAAGGCTTTTGAAATTGTTGACACTCGTCTGGTTGTTTCCTCTTTATATAAGACTGATTTAGCAGGTACTACAGATTTTGAGAATGAAAACAAATTTATTCAAGGTATCGCTGACTTTATAGAACTTGCTACTATTGACCTTATGGCTAAAAAAGATGAACTGGTTGAGGCTGAAAGAAACCAACTTTTTGTAATGTATCAGCATTTATTCCATTTGCTTCGTGTGCTTCCCTTGCCATCAGACGAAATAAAGAGAATAAAGTTTGTTTACAGATTAATTGCATTTTCATATCTTGGGCAAAAGTGGGAATCTGGTAAGAGATATATTGTTGAGAATAAGAATGATATAATTGTTGAAACTACAGAGAATGACACTTGGGATATAAGAATGTTTAAAAAAACTTATTCTGCATTTGTCCATCTTGTTAGAAAAGATACTTGGGATGATTTGTCTAATGCTTGTAGTATTATTACTGAATTGCGAAATGACCAGAAAACACTTGAAAATGTCTACTTTGATAGCCTTGGGCAAGATGATAAACTTGGTGGAGCTTATGAATTAATAGGTTTGTATCACTATGCCAAAGCTATCGATACTGTTACGACTTATATGCTTAATGGAAGCGGAAGTGTTAGTGATATAAGAGAGCAAGTTAAATTCCATTTTGATAAATCGATAGAGGCTTCTGAAAAACATTGAAATGAGTTTGTTAATGCAACTGCTGGAAAAAACTTTGCTGCAAATGCTTTCTAACTCTGTATGGTGTGTTACTGAAAGGATAAATTCCCGAGTAACAAAGTTTGTAAATTCAATTACACGAGCGTCAAAGCCACTATTTGAGCTTTTATATCCGCAAAGAACTGCTGTATTAGAACAGGGATTGCTTAATCCTGCTCATAAGGCTGTTGTTGTGGATATGCCAACTTCAAGTGGAAAAACATTAATTGCAGAATTCAGGATATTACAGGCGTTAAATCAGTTTGCAGAAGATGGTGGCTGGGTGGCATATGTTGTGCCTACTCGTGCTTTAGTCAACCAAATTACTGCAAGGCTTCGTAAAGATTTATGCCCCATTGGAATAAAGGTTGAAAAAATGAGCGGTGCAATTGAACTTGACTCCTTTGAAGAAACTATTATAACTGATAAAACGAATAAATTTGATTTGCTTGTAACAACCCCAGAAAAGCTCAATCTTTTAATACGGTATGGAATTGAAGAAAGAATAAAAAGAAAACTTGTTCTTGCTGTTATTGATGAAGCCCATAATATAGCAGATAGGACAAGAGGTTTGGCGTTAGAACTACTAATGGCTAATATAAAAAATGATTGTGAAAAGGCAAACTTTCTTCTCCTTACTCCATTTGTTCCTAATAGCGATGATATAGCTCGTTGGTTGGATCAAGACAGTCCAAAAGCGATAAGTATTTCGTTGAATTGGAAGCCAAACGATAGGGTTATCGGTGTTATTTACCCAGAAGGATCAAAAAGGGATTGGAATACAGTTTTTGAAACGCTTTTAACCAGTAATGAACGGATTCAATTGGAAAAGAAAATTTCTCTTTCCAAGCAGGCTACTTTAGATATTACAAGAAGCAAATTGACCAAAGGCCTTTTGAGTGTTGCTGCTGCTAAAGCACTATCTAATAGAAAAGGTATACTAATAATTTGCCAAACACCTAATGATTGTTGGAAAGTAGCAGATAAGTTGTTCAATGAAACACAAGATTCAACAACAGATGAAGATATTGAATTGATTAAAAAGTTCGTTTCTTCAGAACTTGGTGCGGATTTTAAGCTGATTCACTTGCTTAATAGACGGATAGGGGTTCACCACTCGGGATTACCTGATGAAATCAGATACTTAATGGAATGGCTAATGGAAAAAGGTAAGTTAAATATTCTTGTTGCAACCACAACCATTGCACAGGGGATCAACTTTCCGGTATCCGCTGTATTAATGACAACATATACCCAGAGAAACAAGGGTTTCACAGAAAAAATGTCGACAAGTGACTTTTGGAATCTTGTTGGTAGGTCTGGAAGGACTGAACAGGCTTCTTTAGGGGTAGTAGGCATTGTAGTTGGTGCTGAAGAAAATAAAAAGAATGAAGAAATATTAGCATTAAAACAGTATGTAAAACAAAATGCAGAAGCACTTGTGTCCAATCTTGTAAAAATGATAGAAAGTGTTGTACAACTTGGCAGTGAGCTGGATTTATCAAACCTGGCTTATTTGCCTGAATGGTCGCAATTTTTGCAATATATTACGCATATGTTTAATCAGTGTTCTGAAATGGGTGAGTTTAATACCAAAGCAGAGTTGTTCCTTCGCAGAACATATGGTTATTCTCATTGTTCCCGTGAAAAGCAAGCAGTTGTGCTGGAAGCAGTTAAGAGATACGGACAAAAACTTAATAGAGATAAAGGTCTTGCGAAACTTTCTGACTCAACAGGTTTTTCATTTGAGACTATTAAGGCAACTATTGCAAAAGCTAACGCTCTTGGAATTGACCATACTGTTTGGACTGGTTCAAAGTTGTTTTCTGCAAATAGTTCTTTAAAAGACTTAATGGGTATAATGTTAAGCATACCTGAAATCTGCAGCAACTTGGAGGAAATTGTTCCAAGTGGATATGCAGTAAATGGAGATACACTTGCTAATATTACTGTGGATTGGGTATCAGGAAATGATATAGAGGCAATAGCGTTAAAGTATTTTGGTGGCAATTCCGAAAAATCTCTAACAGAATGTTGTAGAGCTATCTTTAGTAAACTACTGAATACTGCCACTTGGGGATTGGCTTCATTACAAAAGGTTTCTTCGCTTGGTGCTGGCTTTGATAAATTACCACCAGAAGAACAGCTGCGGCTAAAGAATTTACCAGCAATGATTTATTATGGGGTTAATACAGATGAAGCCATACTTATGAGAATGAACAATGTGCCAAGAAGTATAGCCCCAAACTTGGGGTATAAGTTGAAAAGTGCTTCTAAAGATATATATAAGATTACTCCTTCACAGGCACAAAAATGGTTAAATGAATTACCTGATAAAGAATGGCATTCTGCAGTTGCGGCGGGAAAGGCACTTAATGGAGGGGAGTATAAGAGGGTTTGGCAAATCCTTAACGGTGAAGGATAAAACATACTCGTTTTTGTTATATGCCTCTCGAATATACTTGAGTGTGTCTTTAATAAAGGTGGTTTTTTCCTTTATACCTTTCTAACTTAAACCTGCATCTATGTTCAACCAAAATAAACTCGTATCAAAGTAAAAAAAGTTGTGTCATAGGAATCATGGTCAAGGGGAAAGAAAAGAGTCCTTTTAACGGAGGGCACTGAAAAATCCCCTCAAATTGTAGATAAAATCGTAGGTTTTGAAGAAAGCCTACGATTTTGTTGTAACATAAAAAACGATGTAAATAGTTTAATATTAAAGCATTTTCGGCGCTTTTATGGTATAATCATAATCAAATTAAATGGGTAATATTATGATTAAGCAACAAGAAACAATGGTTTTAAGTCCATATATTGATATTTATGACTTAGTCATACCAAAAGATAATATCTTGCGAAAAATTAAAGAATTAATTGATTTCAGTTTTATCTATGATGAATTATTAAACAAATAATGTCTTGATAATGGCTGTAATGCTATCAATCCGATACGTATGTTTAAATATTTGTTGTTAGAATCAATTTTTGATTTATCAGATGTTGATGTTGTTGAACGTTCAAAGTATGACATGTCTTTTAAATATTTTCTTGATATGGCTCCAGAAGATGTAGTTATTGAACCAAGTTCACTGACTAAATTTAGAAAATTACGGCTAAAAGACGTAAAACTTTTAGATATCCTTATTAATAAAACAGCAGAAATTGCTATAGAAAAAGGTATCATTAAAAGCAAGTCAATTATTGTAGATGCCACCCATACCAAAGCACGCTACAATCAGAAGTCACCCAAAGAAATATTGATGGATAGGTCAAAAAAACTTAGAAAAGCCGTGTATGAAATTGATGAAACAATTAAAAGACATATTTCCTTCTAAAATAATAACAAATGTTTTAGAAGATGAAATAGAATATTGTTAAAAATTGATTGATTCTATAGAAAAAGAAAATGCAATCTGCCAATATCCGAAAGTAAAAGAAAAATTAAATCTTTTAAAAGAAACATTGACAGATGATATAGAACATTTACAAATATCAAAAGATGAAGATGCAAAAATTGGTCACAAAACTTCTGACTCTTCATTTTTTGGTTATAAAACACATATTGCCATGAGTGAAGAAAGGATTATTACTGCAGCGACAATCACAGCTGGTGAAAAAACTGATGGAAAACAATTAGAGACTCTAATTGAAAAAAGTATCGAAGCAGGTATTAAAGTTGAAACTGTAATTGGTGATGCAGCATATTCTGAAAAAAGAAATATTGAATATGCGAATAAAATTAGTAGCGAAATTTAACCCTTCAGTCACACAAGGATTTCGAAAGAAAAAGAAAGAAGAGGAATTTGAATTTAATAAGGATGATGGAATGTATGTATGTAAAGCTGGTCATATGGCTATAAGGAAAGCACGCAAAGGTAGCAGTCAATTAAACAGATACATATTATTTTGATATAGAAAAGTGTAAGTGTTGTCAATATAAAGAGGGATGCTATAAGGAAGGTGCCAAAAGTAAAAGCTATTCTGTAAGTATAAAATCAGTTGAACATACTGGACAGGCAGAATTCCAAGAAAGCGATTATTTTAGAGAGAAATTAAAGGAACGATATAAAATAGAAGCCAAGAACGGTGAATTAAAACACAGACACGGATATGATATTGCATCATCTTTGGGTCTTATTGGCATGGAAATGCAAGGAGCAATGGCGATCTTTGCAGGTAATCTCAAGTGAATATTGAAACTAATAAGTTAATTGACATAATAAAACAAAGTTATATATACTTATTTTTGATAAAAAAGATGACTACAAGATTTTAAAAGTTGGATCTTGGGTCATCTTTTTTTTATTTCATTACTGAAACTTGATAAAAATCTATAGCTTTTCAGTGCCATCGTTTAATGCCTGCCTTTTTTTATGTCCAAAAAATTTTATAAAAGGATAGATGAAAGATGATAGATGGCAAGACAGACAAACAAATTTTGACAAGCACATTAAGTGCAATTGAAAGAGTAAAGGACGGTGATGAAACAAAGGAATGTGCAGTAGTTTTTCACAATGACGTAAAGGAGCTAATTCCATTTGAAGAAATGGGATTGCCAAGAGAAAGTATTTCAATAGTACGTTCAATGATAGGTGCAGAAATAGACTACGTTGTATGTGGTATTGACACCGACAAAGAAATAGCAATAGCCTTAAGGAAATTTGCAATGGCATTAAGGAGAAAATTGGAATTACCAAAACACAACGTAGGAGACATTGTACAAGTCAGAATTGATGCAGTCGGCAGAAATAGTGTAATAGCTGAAGTTTATGGCATCGAGACAAGAATACCGAAAGAAGAAATAGATTATGGCTAAATAGACCGCATTAACGATCTTTTGCAGGTCGGCGATAAAGTGCAAGCAAAAATAACAGAAATGGATCCTGAACAAGGCATAGTAAAAGTCTCAATAAAGAAAACAAAACCTAATATATTTTTAACAGTAGGTACAAAATACGTAAGAGGCGGTGAATATTTAGGTACAGTAAAAGGAATAAAATCATACGGCTATTTTGTAAATTTGGAACAAGGTATAGACGTTTTATGTCCTAATACGTACTGGAAAGACATGCCTAAACGTGGCGACAAAGTTACAGTGCGTTTAACGTATATTAATAAGAATAAACAATATATAAGCGGAATATTAAAAAGGATTATCAGAAAGGCATAATTACAGGCGTAAAAGCCTGCTTTTTGTTTTAACAAAAGCTTGAAATAAGTCTCCCATTCTCTTTAGGTGAGAGATGAATTTCAATTGTATTCAATAGAATAATATGGCATAATAATTTTTGAAGGATTTTATAAAAGAAAGTCAAGGTGAGAAAAATGATGATATGTCAGCATTTTCTCATAGAGCCAACAAAAGAACAAGAAGAAAAGCTGTTCTATACACTGTATCTTTGCCGTAAATTATATAACTATTCACTGGACCAAAGAATAAGACATTACAAAGAAAAGTGCGCTGCGTTTGCGCGATAATCCTGCCCTGATAAGGTAGGAAAAATGCCAGCATGTCAGAAATGGCATGACAACTAACTTACTGAATTCAGAGGTGAAACTCCTCTGTCACACGGAATTAACATCTATGAAGCATATCAAAGCTGAGATGATGTGCGTGCTAATACTCCTATAGGTAGTAACGTATCGCTATACGTTACTAGTTCTAAAGCCAGGTGAAGAACGTAACATGATGTGTCTAAACCGAAAGGCATGGCGGAGTATATGTGCTGGCATCCTGACCCATGGAGATGTGAGAAAGGTATGTCTGAAGCTTCGTTAGTAATGGCCACAGAAATGTGGAAACAATGGAAATCAAGCATGGTATTTTTCCTTTATCTTGTTTGTACAAGTCTGAAATGACTTGTGATAGCCAATGAACAATTGTAATTCAAATATTAAAGTTAATTCCTGGAGTATAGTACCCTCTTAAAGGTCGAATAAGGATAAGTGAGTCGGAACGCAGGAGAGCCTGTATGCGGAATGTAGCTACATAATGAAACATGCAGGAAGTCGGAGGCGTCATAGTAGTGATGATGTACTATAACAAAAATAGTACTGAACGAAGGACGCCAGAAAGTTAATAAATTTAGAGAATTATTACAGGCAGGTGATAGCGGTGAGGTTAAAGCTTGATGCCGTAATAACGACTAATTATTGGAAAGTCGTATGAAGCGAAAGTTTCATGTACGGTTTGGGATGGAGAAAAGGCAGAGATAACTTCAAAGCCTTACCTATCATCTACATGAAAAGGACTTACATATAGAAAGCAACAAAATATGTTACCACAGTATAAGAAAGAGCATCCTGAATACAAATTATTACAATCGCAGATATTGCAAGACGTATTGAGAAGATTAGATAGAGCATATAAAAACTTCTTTGAAAAAAGAGCAAAATATCGAAAGTTCAAAGATAAATATCACTATACATCAATAACACTTCCACAATGTGAAGCAAAAAGAAACTTCGGCGAAGAAGGATATGTGTATATAAAAAATATGGGTCATATAAAAATAAAAGCACATAAAGAATATGATCCATCAAAAGTAAAACCATAAACATAAAATATCATGCAGGTAAATGGTATATAAACTTATCGGTTGAAGTAGAAGAAGAAAAATCAACCATAGGAGAAAAAGCAGTAGGAATAAACAAAGGAATAAACTCAATAGCTGCAATATCAGATGGAGAATTATACAACAATCCTAGATGGCTACAAAAAGCAGAAAAGAAGCTAAAAAGACTGCAAAGAGAATTATCGAGAATGAAGAAAGGGAGTAAAAACAGGGAAAAACAAAAGAAAAAATTAGCAAAACTTCACGAAAAGGTAGCAAATCAGAGAAGAGACTATCTGCACAAGATAAGCTATAACATAGTCAAAAACAATGACATCATTTGCGTTGAAGACTTGCAAGTAAAAAATATGATGAAAAATCATAAACTTGCAAAATCAATAGCAAATGTATGATGTGGAATGTTAGATACATTTCTAAAATATAAAGCGGAGAGAGAGGGCAAAATATTCATAAAAGTAAATCCAACATACACAGCACAAAAATGTAGCAGATGCGGAAAAATTGTAGAAAAAGATTTATCAGTAAGAGTACACAAATGTGAATGTGGATTAGAAATAGATAGAGATATAAATGCAGCGATAAATATACTCCATGAAGGATTAAAGCAATTAGGAATAGCAGCATAAAAACATGATAATATTTTTCGTAGGGAAGGTTCTTCCCGAAGTTACGCCTATGGGGATTATGTAAGACGTGTTGTGAATAACAGCAGGCAATGATCAATGAAATAGGAAGCTCCCTCCTCTTTAGGAGGGAGAAGGTTCACTTTCATTATAAAGGTAGGAGGTTATTATGTGCATAGAAGTCAATCATGTTTCAAAAAGCTACGCACTCTGGAAAATCAGAGGATGGATTTCCAGAGAGCAAGAAGTTATAGAAGCATTAAAAGATGTTTCATTTAAAGTAGAATGTGGCAGTGCTGTAGCACTTCTTGGGCCCAATGGGGCGGGTAAATCAACAATGATAAAACTGCTTTGCGGTATTCTCAGTCCAACGGAAGGAAGTATAGATGTTCTTGGTATGAATCCGTTTAAAGATCGCAGTAGATTGGCATATCATATTTCCTCCGTATTCGGTCAGAGGTCTCAATTATGGTACCATTTACCTCCCATTGATACCTTTTACCTTTTGGGTAAAATATACGACATTGATGGGATTGAACTTAAAAAGAGGATGGAAGAACTAATCGAATTATTTGATTTAGGTTCTATTTTATATCAACCGGTTCGCAAACTTTCGTTAGGACAGCGCATGCGGTGTGAAATTGCTGCATCCCTTATACATAATCCGAAAATACTATTTCTGGATGAACCTACTATTGGCTTGGATGTAGTTGCGAAGTCTACGGTGATAGATATTCTGAAATATCTTAACCAACATAGAAAGGTGACTATAATTCTCACTTCACATGATACTAGCGACGTAGAGCGCATTTGTGATGACGCCATTATCCTTAATAGAGGTAAAATTATACTTAAATCAAAAATTGCGGAATTGAAAAGGAACTTTTTCCAATCTAAGGTCATCGAAGTAGAATTCTATGGATTTCCCAATAATTTAAGCCTGCCATCAAGTGTTGAA
This portion of the Thermoanaerobacterium sp. RBIITD genome encodes:
- a CDS encoding transposase; the encoded protein is MNLSVEVEEEKSTIGEKAVGINKGINSIAAISDGELYNNPRWLQKAEKKLKRLQRELSRMKKGSKNREKQKKKLAKLHEKVANQRRDYLHKISYNIVKNNDIICVEDLQVKNMMKNHKLAKSIANV
- a CDS encoding ATP-binding cassette domain-containing protein — translated: MCIEVNHVSKSYALWKIRGWISREQEVIEALKDVSFKVECGSAVALLGPNGAGKSTMIKLLCGILSPTEGSIDVLGMNPFKDRSRLAYHISSVFGQRSQLWYHLPPIDTFYLLGKIYDIDGIELKKRMEELIELFDLGSILYQPVRKLSLGQRMRCEIAASLIHNPKILFLDEPTIGLDVVAKSTVIDILKYLNQHRKVTIILTSHDTSDVERICDDAIILNRGKIILKSKIAELKRNFFQSKVIEVEFYGFPNNLSLPSSVEIIEKIGHVVKFKVDLKMAEVNEIVSYIINNYPICDITIQDPPLESIIQHIYLSDYSTEEGRN
- a CDS encoding transposase, producing the protein MLDTFLKYKAEREGKIFIKVNPTYTAQKCSRCGKIVEKDLSVRVHKCECGLEIDRDINAAINILHEGLKQLGIAA
- a CDS encoding DEAD/DEAH box helicase — its product is MQLLEKTLLQMLSNSVWCVTERINSRVTKFVNSITRASKPLFELLYPQRTAVLEQGLLNPAHKAVVVDMPTSSGKTLIAEFRILQALNQFAEDGGWVAYVVPTRALVNQITARLRKDLCPIGIKVEKMSGAIELDSFEETIITDKTNKFDLLVTTPEKLNLLIRYGIEERIKRKLVLAVIDEAHNIADRTRGLALELLMANIKNDCEKANFLLLTPFVPNSDDIARWLDQDSPKAISISLNWKPNDRVIGVIYPEGSKRDWNTVFETLLTSNERIQLEKKISLSKQATLDITRSKLTKGLLSVAAAKALSNRKGILIICQTPNDCWKVADKLFNETQDSTTDEDIELIKKFVSSELGADFKLIHLLNRRIGVHHSGLPDEIRYLMEWLMEKGKLNILVATTTIAQGINFPVSAVLMTTYTQRNKGFTEKMSTSDFWNLVGRSGRTEQASLGVVGIVVGAEENKKNEEILALKQYVKQNAEALVSNLVKMIESVVQLGSELDLSNLAYLPEWSQFLQYITHMFNQCSEMGEFNTKAELFLRRTYGYSHCSREKQAVVLEAVKRYGQKLNRDKGLAKLSDSTGFSFETIKATIAKANALGIDHTVWTGSKLFSANSSLKDLMGIMLSIPEICSNLEEIVPSGYAVNGDTLANITVDWVSGNDIEAIALKYFGGNSEKSLTECCRAIFSKLLNTATWGLASLQKVSSLGAGFDKLPPEEQLRLKNLPAMIYYGVNTDEAILMRMNNVPRSIAPNLGYKLKSASKDIYKITPSQAQKWLNELPDKEWHSAVAAGKALNGGEYKRVWQILNGEG
- a CDS encoding helix-turn-helix domain-containing protein — translated: MICQHFLIEPTKEQEEKLFYTLYLCRKLYNYSLDQRIRHYKEKCAAFAR